In Osmerus mordax isolate fOsmMor3 chromosome 24, fOsmMor3.pri, whole genome shotgun sequence, the following are encoded in one genomic region:
- the LOC136933054 gene encoding chondroitin sulfate N-acetylgalactosaminyltransferase 1-like — MVGRRLLILGGRVGLLGLLLCSCLALLYLLSCEPGRRRASAPGRQVAMSWPGGATSQEGYLALLQEREDKHRHYMNSLTQQLAQLKEALQERTRQLQEALQKAKATGVLPLGLEGLHSPQIHTDLQEFFRAQLSRAEVQTGEKIPSEYAVVPFDSFTLRRVYQLETGLTRHPEERPIRKDRRDELIGALETALQVLNTPAHQRPTGRRSYAPSDFIEGLTRTVKDKGTVYELIFKGQGPQDFRQLVFFRPFGPLVRVKNEMVDTQNMLINIVVPLSKRADTFRHFISNFRDECIRQDGKVHLTVVYFGREQIDEVKAIMDQASRETHFRNFTLIQLNEEFSRGRGLDVGARAWRRSQNVLLFFCDVDIHFTSDFLTSCRLNTEAGKKVFYPVLFSQYNPALIYNNQTPLPPIQQQLVIRKDSGFWRDFGFGMTCQYRSDFINIGGFDRSIKGWGLEDVHLYRKYLHSKLMVIRSPSRSIFHLWHEKRCADELSPDKYQMCMQTKAMSEASHGHLGALLFRTEIQEHQQRQRNRREGPGEGGGGR, encoded by the exons ATGGTGGGTAGGAGGCTTCTGATCCTGGGGGGCCGCGTGGGGCTGCTGGGGCTGCTCCTCTGCTCCTGCCtcgccctcctctacctcctgtcCTGCGAGCCCGGACGCCGGCGCGCTTCCGCCCCCGGACGCCAGGTGGCGATGTCCTGGCCGGGCGGCGCCACCAGCCAGGAGGGCTACTTGGCGTtgctgcaggagagggaggacaaacacagacactatATGAACAGCCTGACTCAGCAGCTGGCCCAGCTGAAGGAGGCTCTCCAGGAGAGGACCAGGCAGCTCCAGGAGGCTCTCCAGAAGGCCAAGGCCACGGGGGTGCTCCccctggggctggaggggctgcacAGCCCCCAGATACACACCGACCTCCAG GAGTTCTTCCGGGCCCAGCTGAGCAGGGCTGAGGTCCAGACAGGGGAGAAGATACCCAGCGAGTACGCTGTGGTCCCTTTCGACAGCTTCACCCTGAGGAG GGTGTACCAGCTGGAGACGGGTCTAACCAGACACCCGGAGGAGCGTCCGATAAGGAAGGACCGGAGAGACGAGCTCATTGGGGCGTTGGAGACCGCCCTGCAGGTCCTCAACACTCCAGCACACCAACGACCCACCGGACGTCGCTCCTACGCCCCCTCAGACTTCATCGAGG gtctgacCCGTACAGTGAAGGACAAGGGGACTGTGTATGAGCTGATATTCAAGGGCCAGGGACCCCAGGACTTCAGACAGCTGGTTTTCTTCCGGCCCTTTGGACCCCTGGTCCGGGTGAAGAATGAGATGGTGGACACTCAGAACATGCTCATCAACATCGTGGTGCCTCTCTCCAAGAGGGCGGACACTTTCAGACACTTCATCAGCAACTTCAG ggaCGAGTGCATCCGTCAGGATGGGAAAGTTCACCTCACAGTGGTCTACTTTGGGAGAGAGCAGATCGACGAGGTGAAAGCGATCATGGACCAGGCGTCCAG ggAGACCCATTTCCGGAACTTTACCCTCATCCAGCTTAACGAGGAGTTCTCCCGTGGGCGTGGCTTAGATGTGGGAGCGCGGGCCTGGAGGCGGAGCCAAAACGTGCTCCTCTTCTTCTGCGACGTTGACATCCACTTCACCTCGGACTTTCTCACTTCCTGTCGACTCAACACGGAGGCCG GGAAGAAGGTGTTCTACCCAGTGCTCTTTAGTCAGTACAACCCAGCCCTGATCTACAATAAccagacacccctcccccctattCAACAACAACTG GTGATAAGGAAGGACTCAGGTTTCTGGAGAGACTTTGGGTTTGGCATGACGTGCCAGTATCGCTCCGATTTCATCAACATAG GCGGCTTCGACCGCAGCATCAAGGGCTGGGGATTGGAGGACGTCCACCTGTACAGGAAGTACCTGCACAGTAAGCTGATGGTGATTCGCTCGCCGTCGCGCAGCATCTTCCACCTGTGGCACGAGAAGCGGTGCGCCGACGAGCTGTCGCCGGACAAGTACCAGATGTGCATGCAGACCAAGGCCATGAGCGAGGCCTCGCACGGCCACCTGGGGGCGCTGTTGTTCAGGACCGAGATCCAGGAGCACCAGCAGCGacagaggaacaggagggagggacccggggagggaggagggggtaggtga